One Flagellimonas sp. CMM7 genomic region harbors:
- a CDS encoding phosphatase PAP2 family protein: MLEQLIQFDKEAFLFLNGLGTETWDGFWMFMTKTRNSAPLYLLLLYLSFKNFGLKKTAVILVSIALLITCTDQLSNFFKYGIGRLRPCHDPEVSGIMRLVKSYCGGKFSYFSAHAANSFAPATFFSILFYKNVKYIGNLLILWAFIVAYSRIYIGVHFPLDVVTGIVIGAVFGWLFAKLAIFAFQKIGT, translated from the coding sequence ATGCTTGAACAACTTATACAATTTGACAAAGAAGCTTTTTTGTTCCTTAATGGTTTAGGGACAGAAACATGGGATGGTTTTTGGATGTTTATGACCAAGACCAGAAATTCGGCTCCTCTTTATCTTCTATTACTTTATTTATCCTTTAAGAATTTTGGATTAAAGAAGACAGCCGTGATTTTGGTAAGCATAGCCTTATTGATTACCTGTACAGACCAATTGTCTAATTTTTTTAAATATGGTATTGGTCGTTTAAGGCCATGTCATGATCCTGAGGTAAGCGGCATCATGCGTTTGGTTAAGAGTTATTGTGGAGGAAAATTCAGTTATTTTTCTGCGCATGCGGCCAATTCTTTTGCTCCTGCCACCTTTTTTTCAATTCTTTTTTATAAAAACGTAAAATACATTGGTAACCTTCTCATTTTATGGGCTTTCATTGTCGCTTATAGTAGAATATACATAGGAGTTCATTTTCCTTTAGATGTTGTTACAGGAATTGTAATTGGCGCTGTTTTTGGATGGTTATTTGCGAAGTTGGCTATATTTGCATTCCAAAAAATTGGGACATGA
- a CDS encoding glycosyltransferase family 39 protein: protein MISSARYWFLLSLVVLVYIAGMFVTLFENDSAQFAVMAMRMVQENDFFSLIKGTEEYLDKPHMHYWLAALSFKIFGIHDWAYRIPGILAILLGAYSCYGLGKLLYNKDIGKFSALIFMTAQTIVLSNIDVRTDAVLTGFTIFSIWQLVLYIERNTLKNIMLGAFGAGIAFSTKGQIALVVIGISILCHLAYTRKWTRLLNWKVLIALFVFGLTITPMLYAYYVQFDLHPEKVIRGKSNRSGIFFIFWEQSFERLSGEGVGKNSNDFFFFFHTFLWVFLPWTVLALIAYWRRAKTFWKMRFAYRPQFEFLTLGGITIIFFLISFAQFKLPHYINILIPLYSILTASYLFSLYRHAKHSIIKGILGVQYFVLSLVFIFTLLVCFHVFKFDRIHCYIILLGVLAVITYFCLKREEYYMRIITLSVYSSLLLNGVLNTHFYPSLLKYQAGSTMAEKVSEHDIPVDNIYKISERHTWALDFYNRNPVNIISKTELMDKSDVWVYATDQELQELLGSDFHWHEQITVDQFRITRLQIKFLNPHTRAKKLNKMHLVHLD from the coding sequence ATGATATCTTCAGCCAGATATTGGTTTTTACTTTCCCTTGTAGTTCTGGTATATATTGCCGGGATGTTCGTAACCCTTTTTGAGAATGATTCTGCTCAATTTGCAGTAATGGCCATGAGAATGGTTCAGGAAAATGATTTCTTCAGTTTAATTAAAGGTACAGAAGAGTATTTGGACAAGCCCCATATGCACTATTGGTTGGCGGCCTTGTCTTTCAAAATTTTTGGCATCCATGATTGGGCTTATAGGATACCGGGAATTTTGGCGATTCTCTTAGGAGCATATAGCTGTTATGGTTTAGGGAAGTTACTTTACAATAAGGATATTGGTAAGTTTTCTGCACTGATCTTCATGACGGCCCAAACGATTGTGTTATCCAATATAGATGTTCGTACAGATGCAGTACTTACCGGTTTTACCATTTTTTCTATCTGGCAACTTGTTCTATATATTGAAAGAAATACACTCAAAAATATTATGTTGGGCGCTTTTGGAGCAGGTATAGCCTTTTCCACTAAAGGTCAGATTGCCTTGGTCGTTATTGGTATTTCTATTCTTTGTCATTTGGCGTATACGCGTAAGTGGACACGCTTGTTAAATTGGAAAGTCTTAATTGCTTTATTTGTTTTTGGATTGACCATAACGCCTATGCTCTATGCATATTATGTGCAATTTGATTTACATCCAGAAAAAGTTATTAGGGGAAAGAGCAACCGCAGTGGAATCTTTTTTATTTTTTGGGAACAAAGTTTTGAAAGATTGAGTGGAGAGGGGGTAGGTAAGAACAGTAATGATTTCTTTTTCTTTTTTCATACTTTTTTATGGGTCTTTTTACCTTGGACTGTCCTAGCTTTAATTGCCTATTGGCGAAGAGCAAAGACATTTTGGAAAATGCGGTTTGCATATAGACCACAATTTGAGTTTTTAACCTTGGGAGGCATTACAATTATATTTTTCCTGATAAGCTTTGCTCAATTTAAGCTTCCACATTATATAAACATTCTAATACCATTGTACTCCATATTAACTGCATCTTACCTGTTCAGTTTATATCGCCACGCTAAGCATTCTATTATTAAAGGAATTCTAGGGGTACAATACTTTGTCCTCAGTTTGGTGTTCATCTTTACGCTATTGGTGTGTTTTCATGTTTTTAAGTTTGACCGTATTCACTGCTACATAATCCTATTGGGCGTACTTGCAGTCATAACCTATTTTTGTTTAAAGCGAGAAGAATATTATATGCGTATCATCACTTTATCAGTGTATAGTTCTTTGTTGTTGAACGGGGTACTGAACACACATTTTTATCCTTCTTTGCTAAAGTATCAGGCTGGTTCCACCATGGCAGAAAAAGTTTCTGAACATGATATTCCTGTGGATAACATTTACAAGATTTCTGAAAGACATACTTGGGCCTTGGATTTTTATAACCGAAACCCGGTAAACATTATTTCCAAAACTGAGTTAATGGATAAAAGTGATGTTTGGGTTTATGCTACCGATCAAGAGTTACAGGAACTTCTAGGTTCAGATTTCCATTGGCATGAGCAGATAACCGTAGACCAGTTCCGCATTACTCGTTTACAGATTAAATTTTTAAATCCACATACGCGTGCCAAAAAACTGAATAAAATGCATTTGGTGCACTTGGATTAA
- a CDS encoding lysylphosphatidylglycerol synthase transmembrane domain-containing protein yields MTEKLRKKLITALKIIVSAALIYFIFTKISLEDIVSTLKKSNPLYLVLGVLLVVFSKVMAAFRLNLYFHEIGVKITQISNLRLYLLGMFYNLFLPGGIGGDAYKGYVIQKEYKSGTKKVVSVLLLDRLSGMLLIFIYACFSALLVKSSFFQDFIWLIVFAIPLSIVTFWFLHKRFFSYTLPIFWKSVSYSALVQLSQLICILCILKSFSINLATFEYLFVFLVSSIISVVPLTIGGIGSREVTFLYGAEWLGLDANTSISISFVFFLMTALISLFGIIYHFKKPKLEVIS; encoded by the coding sequence GTGACGGAAAAGCTGCGTAAAAAGCTCATCACTGCATTAAAAATCATTGTTAGTGCAGCTTTGATTTATTTCATTTTCACCAAAATCAGTCTTGAAGATATTGTTAGTACTTTAAAGAAGAGCAATCCCCTCTATTTGGTTTTAGGGGTTTTACTTGTTGTTTTTTCTAAAGTAATGGCAGCATTTAGGCTCAACCTGTATTTTCATGAAATTGGTGTAAAGATTACCCAAATCAGTAATTTAAGACTATATCTGCTTGGCATGTTCTATAATCTTTTCTTGCCCGGCGGAATTGGCGGAGATGCTTACAAAGGTTATGTTATTCAAAAGGAATATAAATCAGGAACCAAAAAAGTAGTCTCAGTATTGTTGTTAGATCGCTTAAGTGGAATGTTATTGATTTTTATATATGCTTGCTTCTCGGCACTTTTAGTAAAAAGTAGTTTCTTTCAGGATTTTATATGGTTAATCGTATTTGCAATACCTCTTAGCATAGTTACATTCTGGTTCCTTCACAAAAGATTCTTTTCATACACTTTGCCCATTTTCTGGAAATCTGTCAGCTATTCAGCACTTGTTCAACTTTCCCAGCTTATTTGTATTCTTTGCATTTTAAAGTCGTTCTCCATTAACCTGGCCACTTTTGAGTACCTTTTTGTATTCTTAGTTTCTTCAATAATATCCGTGGTTCCTTTAACCATTGGTGGAATTGGAAGTAGAGAGGTTACTTTTTTATATGGTGCTGAATGGCTTGGACTGGATGCAAACACATCCATAAGTATCAGTTTTGTATTCTTTCTTATGACTGCTTTAATTTCCCTGTTTGGGATAATTTACCATTTTAAGAAGCCGAAATTGGAGGTAATATCTTAA
- a CDS encoding glycosyltransferase family 2 protein, with amino-acid sequence MSIATNSLLSIVVPLYNEEDNVVLLTEKIHESLVGYSYQIIYIDDFSSDKTRKVVKDMDDNKVHLIELKKNYGQSLALAAGIDYAEGEYIITMDGDLQNDPSDIPQMLEYAVSEEYDLITGIRQKRKDSLVKKIPSKIANFLVRRVTKLDIKDNGCALKVFTKDIAKGLNLYGEMHRFITLLAHLEGAQIKQVPVKHHARHAGVSKYGLERVFKVVADMMLLLFIRKYFQRPIHLFGIFGVLLIILGFFINIYLLIVKLGFGEDIGSRPLLIFGVMFILGGIQLFTIGIVMELLIRTYYESQQKRPYRVKKITIGDGKAA; translated from the coding sequence ATGAGCATCGCCACCAACTCCCTCCTATCTATAGTAGTTCCTTTGTACAATGAAGAAGACAATGTGGTTTTATTGACCGAAAAAATCCATGAAAGTCTTGTAGGGTATTCATATCAAATAATTTACATAGATGATTTTTCTTCGGATAAAACCCGAAAAGTTGTCAAGGACATGGATGACAACAAAGTCCATCTTATTGAGTTGAAAAAAAATTACGGCCAAAGTTTGGCATTGGCAGCAGGAATTGATTATGCCGAAGGAGAATATATTATTACCATGGATGGTGACCTTCAGAACGATCCTTCTGATATTCCTCAAATGCTTGAATATGCTGTAAGTGAAGAATATGACCTAATAACTGGAATACGTCAAAAAAGAAAGGATTCCTTGGTTAAGAAAATACCTTCTAAGATTGCCAATTTCTTGGTAAGAAGAGTTACCAAATTAGACATTAAGGATAACGGCTGTGCATTAAAGGTTTTTACCAAAGACATTGCAAAAGGATTGAACCTTTATGGTGAAATGCATCGTTTTATAACTCTTCTGGCCCATTTGGAAGGAGCGCAGATAAAACAAGTGCCTGTAAAACATCATGCCAGACATGCAGGAGTTTCCAAATATGGATTAGAGCGCGTTTTTAAAGTAGTGGCAGACATGATGCTCTTACTTTTTATTAGAAAGTACTTTCAGAGACCTATTCACCTTTTTGGAATTTTTGGAGTATTATTGATTATTCTCGGATTCTTTATTAACATATACTTACTTATAGTAAAATTGGGCTTTGGTGAAGATATTGGCAGTAGACCTTTGCTAATTTTTGGAGTAATGTTTATTCTGGGAGGTATTCAACTTTTCACTATTGGTATTGTTATGGAGTTGCTCATTCGTACGTACTATGAATCTCAACAAAAAAGACCATATCGTGTCAAAAAAATTACAATAGGTGACGGAAAAGCTGCGTAA